The Mercurialis annua linkage group LG8, ddMerAnnu1.2, whole genome shotgun sequence genome window below encodes:
- the LOC126661852 gene encoding uncharacterized protein LOC126661852, with amino-acid sequence MFTGGDMLEWASQMKIKMLHSTPYYAQANEQAEATNKAIKLIVQKMIEENPRQWHVLLSEAVWANRTSQKSATGTSPFRMVYGYHAMLPMELTIMSTRRLHQNKLSKDDYFDKMVIESLDLDEERMIALDHLEAQKRRVERAYNKRVKPKSFAIGNLVWKAILPIGHKDRRFGKWSELGRSFRHNYQVDRWRLCPGEY; translated from the coding sequence atgttcacaGGAGGTGATATGTTGGAATGGGCTTCTCAGATGAAGATCAAGATGCTGCACTCAACCCCATACTATGCACAAGCCAACGAGCAGGCCGAGGCAACTAACAAAGCTATCAAACTTATCGTCCAGAAAATGATCGAGGAAAACCCAAGACAATGGCACGTATTGCTGTCAGAAGCAGTTTGGGCGAATAGGACTAGCCAAAAATCGGCCACAGGAACTTCGCCGTTCAGGATGGTGTATGGGTATCATgcgatgttgccaatggagctTACCATAATGTCTACTCGCCGTTTGCATCAGAACAAATTATCCAAGGATGATTACTTCGATAAAATGGTGATAGAATCCCTAGATCTCGACGAAGAAAGAATGATAGCATTAGACCACCTCGAGGCGCAGAAGAGAAGGGTTGAACGAGCATACAACAAGCGGGTGAAACCAAAATCATTTGCTATAGGCAATCTGGTGTGGAAGGCAATCCTGCCTATTGGCCATAAAGATAGGCGATTTGGTAAATGGTCCGAACTGGGAAGGTCCTTTCGTCATAACTACCAAGTTGACAGGTGGCGCTTATGTCCTGGCGAATATTGA